A window of Streptomyces gilvosporeus contains these coding sequences:
- a CDS encoding DUF3068 domain-containing protein has product MSADPSARTPARPPSRTPEPGAPGAARRASPLSLLVLGLGVFLLVLAPLLVWYVTPRAEVTPVDVDVTTVFTGTGSYFDAGALRTRQRQKITITRHVLGDVAASERSGRAVWQVSTTVDTPRTLALHDPRRAFQWTTEQWVTDRRTNAPVHCCGEAPTWFDGDAYLKFPFDLEKRSYRWWDDTLGAAVPLRFAGTTTAWGVTGYRFTGSVPATRTGSRQVPGRLVGRPGQGQIQAEEWYANSRIELVAEPRTGRIIDAAISPLKTLRAPGARRDAVTLLRGERLRFTSATRRAQARLAQADRDKLVLVSGTLPWGAAGAGGLLALVGVVLVVRGRAVDGRS; this is encoded by the coding sequence ATGTCTGCCGATCCGTCTGCCCGTACGCCTGCCCGCCCGCCGTCCCGTACCCCGGAACCGGGGGCGCCCGGCGCCGCCCGCAGGGCCTCGCCGCTCTCGCTGCTCGTCCTGGGCCTCGGGGTCTTTCTGCTGGTCCTGGCGCCGCTGCTGGTCTGGTACGTCACCCCGCGGGCCGAGGTCACCCCGGTCGATGTCGACGTCACCACCGTCTTCACCGGTACCGGGAGCTACTTCGACGCCGGGGCGCTGCGGACCCGGCAGCGGCAGAAGATCACCATCACCCGGCATGTGCTGGGTGATGTCGCGGCGAGCGAGCGCAGCGGACGTGCGGTGTGGCAGGTGTCGACGACCGTCGACACCCCCAGGACGCTGGCGCTGCACGATCCGCGGCGGGCGTTCCAGTGGACCACCGAGCAGTGGGTGACCGACCGGCGCACCAACGCCCCGGTGCACTGCTGCGGGGAGGCGCCGACCTGGTTCGACGGCGATGCCTACCTCAAATTCCCCTTCGATCTGGAGAAGCGGAGCTATCGCTGGTGGGACGACACGCTGGGGGCCGCCGTGCCGCTCCGTTTCGCCGGGACGACGACGGCCTGGGGAGTGACGGGATACCGCTTCACCGGGAGCGTGCCGGCCACCCGGACGGGCAGTCGGCAGGTGCCGGGGCGGCTGGTGGGGCGGCCGGGGCAGGGGCAGATCCAGGCCGAGGAGTGGTATGCGAACTCCCGGATCGAGCTGGTCGCGGAGCCGCGTACGGGCCGGATCATCGATGCCGCGATCTCGCCGCTCAAGACGCTGCGGGCACCGGGGGCGCGGCGCGATGCGGTGACCCTGCTGCGCGGTGAGCGGCTGCGGTTCACGTCGGCGACGCGGCGAGCCCAGGCGCGGCTGGCGCAGGCGGACCGCGACAAGCTGGTGCTGGTGAGCGGGACGCTGCCGTGGGGTGCGGCGGGGGCGGGCGGGCTTCTGGCGCTGGTGGGGGTGGTGCTGGTGGTGCGGGGGAGGGCTGTGGACGGCCGGTCCTGA
- a CDS encoding glycosyltransferase family 4 protein has protein sequence MPQHVQPSPPPLHPAPPPVRTAPPLAPPAVGPSPSGPPLPRRIVFLARRDLGNPAAGGSELLVDRIADGLTAHGHDVTLLCGGPAAERGYRVISAGGDAGHFLRAPRELPRRIGDCDLLVEVCNGMPYLAPLWHRGPTLCLVNHVHTDLWGMRYPRPAARLGRRLEHWALAGTHRRNLMVAVSGSTAAALHALGVDRDRIRLVHNGVEDPGPLAPKAPEPLFVAMGRLVEYKRIDLLLRLWERVRPVTGGRLVIVGDGPERARLSALAGPDVTFTGRISERRKHQLLCSAWLLLHPSLVEGWGLVVMEAAARRTPAVGFDIPGLRDSVEHGVTGLLARGESAFAAHWCTLALSARRRETFALAAERRAARFRWGHTVADFRAVAAEAFLTAPPGR, from the coding sequence ATGCCCCAGCACGTACAACCGTCCCCGCCGCCTCTGCACCCCGCCCCGCCCCCCGTCCGGACGGCCCCGCCACTCGCGCCGCCCGCCGTCGGCCCGTCCCCCTCCGGGCCCCCGCTCCCCCGCCGTATCGTCTTCCTCGCCCGCCGCGACCTGGGCAATCCCGCCGCCGGCGGCTCCGAGCTCCTGGTGGACAGGATCGCCGACGGGCTCACCGCGCACGGCCACGACGTCACCCTGCTGTGCGGCGGGCCGGCGGCCGAGCGCGGCTACCGGGTGATCTCGGCGGGCGGCGACGCCGGGCACTTCCTGCGCGCGCCACGGGAGTTGCCCCGCCGGATCGGCGACTGCGATCTGCTGGTCGAGGTGTGCAACGGGATGCCGTATCTGGCGCCGCTGTGGCACCGCGGCCCGACCCTGTGCCTGGTCAACCACGTCCATACGGATCTGTGGGGGATGCGCTATCCGCGGCCCGCCGCCCGGCTCGGCCGCAGGCTGGAGCACTGGGCGCTGGCCGGCACCCATCGCCGCAATCTGATGGTCGCCGTCTCCGGCTCGACCGCCGCCGCGCTGCACGCCCTCGGGGTGGACCGCGACCGTATCCGCCTGGTCCACAACGGAGTCGAGGATCCGGGCCCGCTCGCCCCCAAGGCGCCCGAGCCGCTCTTCGTGGCCATGGGCCGGCTCGTCGAGTACAAGCGGATCGATCTGCTGCTGCGGCTGTGGGAGCGGGTCCGCCCGGTGACCGGCGGCCGGCTGGTGATCGTCGGCGACGGGCCGGAGCGGGCCCGGCTGTCGGCGCTGGCCGGTCCGGACGTCACCTTCACCGGCCGGATCTCCGAACGCCGCAAACACCAACTGCTGTGCTCCGCCTGGCTGTTGCTGCACCCCTCGCTGGTGGAGGGCTGGGGGCTGGTGGTCATGGAGGCCGCCGCGCGCCGCACGCCCGCCGTCGGCTTCGACATCCCCGGGCTGCGGGACTCCGTCGAGCACGGCGTCACCGGCCTGCTGGCCCGCGGCGAGAGCGCCTTCGCCGCGCACTGGTGCACCCTCGCGCTCAGCGCCCGCCGCCGCGAGACCTTCGCGCTGGCCGCGGAGCGGCGCGCCGCCCGCTTCCGGTGGGGCCATACCGTCGCCGACTTCCGCGCGGTCGCCGCGGAGGCGTTCCTCACCGCTCCACCCGGGCGGTGA
- a CDS encoding class I SAM-dependent methyltransferase, with the protein MRDPSLRRSYALFRAFLNEQSAPEHCYRLLARDAADQVERHAPLKGAVVADVGGGSGHFTEEFRRRGALGLLFEPDTAELTARGRIPEGAVVADGYLLPLADGAADICFSSNVLEHVADPQTFLSEMVRITRPHGLIYVSFTNWLSPWGGHETAPWHYLGAERARRRYLRRTGRPAKHTLGVNLFAVHIGRTLRQVRARDDVAIVTARSRYAPFLAEALPRLPGVREVATWNLLLILRRLP; encoded by the coding sequence GTGCGCGACCCCTCGCTGCGCAGGTCCTACGCCCTCTTCCGCGCCTTCCTCAACGAGCAGAGCGCACCGGAACACTGTTACAGGCTGCTCGCCCGGGACGCCGCCGACCAGGTGGAGCGCCATGCCCCGCTCAAGGGCGCGGTGGTCGCCGATGTCGGCGGCGGCAGCGGGCACTTCACCGAGGAGTTCCGGCGGCGCGGCGCCCTGGGCCTGCTCTTCGAACCCGATACGGCCGAACTGACGGCACGCGGCCGCATCCCCGAGGGTGCGGTGGTCGCCGACGGCTATCTGCTGCCGCTCGCCGACGGCGCCGCCGACATCTGCTTCTCCTCCAACGTCCTGGAGCATGTCGCCGATCCGCAGACCTTCCTGAGCGAAATGGTCCGCATCACCCGCCCCCACGGGCTGATCTACGTCTCCTTCACCAACTGGCTGTCCCCCTGGGGCGGCCATGAGACCGCACCGTGGCACTATCTGGGCGCCGAGCGGGCCCGCAGGCGCTACCTGCGGCGCACCGGAAGACCGGCCAAGCACACCCTGGGCGTCAATCTCTTCGCCGTGCACATCGGCCGCACCCTGCGGCAGGTACGGGCCCGGGACGACGTCGCGATCGTCACCGCGCGCTCCCGCTACGCACCGTTCCTCGCCGAGGCCCTTCCCCGCCTCCCGGGTGTCCGGGAGGTCGCCACCTGGAACCTTCTCCTCATCCTCCGGCGGTTGCCATGA
- a CDS encoding alpha-(1->3)-arabinofuranosyltransferase domain-containing protein has product MTQTLRPSPSPGSPDTGDRALPTSAPPPDAPRGRRWLVAFWALALIGFLAPSPGKMTFETKLGVTTDPWGFLADLGQLWHDRAGFGGIADQYFGYAFPTLPYYGLTHLLQLPVWLAERLWMSLIVTAAFWGALRLAERMRFGTPPTRLLAAACYALWPTYTVVIGSTSAAALPGALLPWVLLPLTNPQTGARIAATRSALLIPFMGGVNAASTLASLLPVGLYLLSRTGPRRPQLLAWWLPGVVLATAWWVVPLLLLGIHGENFMPFIEQADTTTGTMSATELLRGAGNWVGYLNFGQPWLPAGWTMTANWCAVAGSALAAALGLAGLARRDLPERRWLLLTVLTVALIALAGYGGALGGPVHGLWQDWLNGWLRPFRNIYKFTPGLALALTLGLAHLLSVAAAGRGSRAEGSGTRRIAAGHRMSSRGPLPSRWVALLAAALVLPALALPFLTGTVLQPGAFTRLPDYWERTAGWLRTHTPHSRALVVPATAHGIYTWGSPIDEPLDVLARSPWAQRDFVPFGTPGARRTLDAVEQALMTGAQVPGLRDYLGRAGIHDVVVRNDLDPDQIGYVPPQTVKRTLEASGYRRAAAFGPLTTSGRIPAEAPVQVQGLYPRQRSVEIYEPRGTPAPGPVTAKDVADTAQLSGGPEALLQLSADPTLRDRPTVLTGDNHPGLGTVPLQLTADGLRRADTRFGLVNSNTSYTYTATETNHPDSVQDPGRPPRQILPTTGIAHQTTAVLRGAASVTASTSGNWLFHLPQYDPVNAFDGNPDTAWAEGSAGDPVGQWIRIAFTKPTSVPSSLFLTPLPGDGLRAAPTSVRIETDRGSAVSPLRPDGTRQQVKAPAGTATWLKLTILGSQTPRAGLSGAGFREISVPGVQVTRLLQLPTDTGSSRNGTGSSESSRGGSGSSGGGDVSGQGSDAPAETVSLHRGSDPGGLSPVSAETGLHRQFHTDAGASYAVSGKALAVPGPELDALLDKIAPEQKDRITATADSTSFGFGQSLSPRNLVDGDLTTAWIAGDRPTLHLRWPGKKKIDQIVLAAAGGISTRPEQILINSPDGAATAGVDEYGQARFDPITTDRLDITISKVKELTLHNPVAGQALQLPVGLSEVYIPALDAYRTPPPPARKRFSVGCGQGPMLAVDGVLHATRASGYVRDLTERRPITVQLCAGEAPDGRLTLPSGRHRVEAGDQGPLALTDVTLSRGAAPAPGAAAQARTVRAEDWSGDHRTVAVGAGRAVYLQMYENANDGWQATLDGRPLTPLRVDGWQQGFLVPAGAGGTVELSYAPATAYDLGLIGGAAGVLLLVASAFIRRTPRTPPPAPVTPPAPSWVLGAVALTGVVALASGPFAVAVPLLALVARFRPRFLAPVALAAMTGAGIIAAFGAGEPIAAGRGAFGAVAQGCALLALTAAVVTVREAPGAAGVPGAPGVAGAPGGSAAGSDDAPGAALPPLPRRDRDATRPGPAAPTIAGRPLQARGRTPGNGPNWAHRQRRPGPRPLGEETEK; this is encoded by the coding sequence ATGACCCAGACCCTGCGGCCCTCCCCGTCCCCGGGATCGCCCGACACCGGCGACCGGGCCCTGCCGACCTCCGCCCCGCCACCGGACGCACCGCGCGGCAGGCGCTGGCTGGTCGCCTTCTGGGCCCTGGCGCTGATCGGCTTCCTGGCCCCCTCGCCCGGCAAGATGACCTTCGAGACCAAGCTGGGGGTGACCACCGATCCCTGGGGATTCCTGGCCGACCTGGGCCAGTTGTGGCACGACCGGGCGGGCTTCGGCGGCATCGCCGACCAGTACTTCGGCTACGCCTTCCCGACCCTGCCCTACTACGGCCTGACGCATCTGCTCCAGCTGCCGGTCTGGCTCGCCGAACGCCTGTGGATGTCGCTGATCGTCACCGCCGCCTTCTGGGGCGCGCTGCGGCTGGCCGAACGGATGCGTTTCGGCACCCCGCCCACCCGGCTGCTCGCCGCCGCCTGCTACGCCCTGTGGCCGACGTACACCGTCGTCATCGGCTCCACCTCCGCCGCCGCGCTCCCCGGCGCGCTGCTCCCCTGGGTGCTGCTGCCGCTGACGAACCCGCAGACCGGCGCCCGTATCGCGGCGACCCGGTCGGCGCTGCTGATCCCCTTCATGGGCGGCGTCAACGCGGCCTCGACGCTGGCCTCCCTGTTACCCGTCGGCCTGTATCTGCTCTCCCGTACGGGCCCCCGGCGCCCGCAGCTGCTCGCCTGGTGGCTGCCCGGCGTCGTCCTGGCCACCGCCTGGTGGGTCGTTCCCCTCCTGCTGCTGGGCATCCACGGCGAGAACTTCATGCCGTTCATCGAGCAGGCGGACACCACCACCGGCACCATGTCCGCCACCGAGCTGCTGCGCGGCGCGGGCAACTGGGTCGGCTACCTCAACTTCGGACAGCCCTGGCTGCCGGCCGGCTGGACCATGACCGCCAACTGGTGCGCGGTGGCGGGCTCGGCGCTGGCCGCCGCGCTGGGCCTCGCCGGGCTGGCCCGCCGCGATCTGCCCGAACGCCGCTGGCTGCTGCTGACCGTGCTCACCGTCGCCCTGATCGCGCTGGCCGGATACGGCGGTGCGCTGGGCGGCCCCGTCCACGGGCTGTGGCAGGACTGGCTGAACGGCTGGCTGCGTCCGTTCCGCAACATCTACAAATTCACCCCGGGCCTGGCCCTGGCGCTCACCCTCGGGCTGGCGCACCTCCTTTCCGTGGCCGCCGCGGGGCGCGGCAGCCGCGCCGAGGGGAGCGGGACCCGCCGCATCGCCGCCGGTCACCGTATGTCGTCCCGTGGACCTCTCCCTTCCCGATGGGTCGCCCTCCTGGCCGCCGCGCTCGTCCTCCCGGCCCTCGCCCTGCCCTTCCTGACCGGCACCGTCCTCCAGCCCGGCGCCTTCACCCGGCTGCCCGACTACTGGGAACGCACCGCCGGCTGGCTGCGCACCCACACCCCCCACAGCCGCGCCCTGGTCGTCCCCGCCACCGCCCACGGCATCTACACCTGGGGCTCGCCCATCGACGAACCCCTCGACGTCCTCGCCCGCTCCCCCTGGGCGCAGCGCGACTTCGTCCCGTTCGGCACCCCGGGCGCCCGCCGGACCCTGGACGCCGTCGAGCAGGCCCTGATGACCGGCGCCCAAGTCCCCGGACTGCGCGACTACCTGGGCCGGGCGGGCATCCATGACGTCGTCGTACGCAACGACCTCGACCCGGACCAGATCGGCTATGTGCCGCCGCAGACCGTCAAACGCACCCTGGAGGCGTCCGGCTACCGCAGGGCCGCCGCCTTCGGCCCGCTGACCACCAGCGGCAGGATCCCCGCCGAGGCGCCCGTGCAGGTCCAGGGCCTGTATCCGCGCCAGCGCTCGGTCGAGATCTACGAGCCCCGGGGCACGCCCGCGCCCGGCCCCGTCACCGCCAAGGACGTCGCGGACACCGCCCAGCTCAGCGGCGGCCCCGAAGCACTGCTCCAGCTCTCGGCCGACCCCACCCTGCGCGACCGGCCGACCGTGCTGACCGGCGACAACCACCCGGGCCTGGGCACCGTGCCGCTCCAGCTGACCGCCGACGGACTGCGCCGCGCCGACACCCGCTTCGGCCTGGTCAACAGCAATACGTCCTATACCTACACGGCCACCGAGACCAACCACCCCGACAGCGTCCAGGACCCCGGCCGGCCGCCCCGGCAGATCCTGCCGACCACCGGCATCGCGCACCAGACCACCGCCGTCCTGCGCGGCGCCGCCTCCGTCACCGCCTCCACCAGCGGCAACTGGCTCTTCCACCTCCCCCAGTACGACCCGGTCAACGCCTTCGACGGCAACCCGGACACCGCCTGGGCGGAGGGCAGCGCGGGCGACCCCGTCGGTCAGTGGATCCGTATCGCCTTCACCAAGCCCACCTCTGTCCCCTCGTCGCTCTTCCTCACCCCGTTGCCCGGCGACGGCCTGCGCGCCGCCCCGACGTCCGTACGCATCGAGACCGACCGCGGCAGCGCGGTCAGCCCGCTGCGCCCGGACGGCACCCGTCAGCAGGTCAAGGCCCCTGCCGGGACCGCGACCTGGCTGAAACTCACCATCCTGGGCTCCCAGACGCCGCGAGCGGGGCTCTCGGGGGCGGGCTTCCGCGAGATCTCCGTACCCGGCGTGCAGGTCACTCGTCTTCTTCAACTCCCGACGGATACGGGGAGTTCCCGGAACGGCACAGGGAGTTCGGAGAGTTCCCGGGGCGGTTCGGGGAGTTCCGGGGGCGGGGACGTGAGCGGCCAGGGGTCCGATGCGCCCGCCGAGACCGTCTCCCTGCACCGCGGCAGCGACCCCGGCGGCCTCTCCCCCGTCTCCGCCGAGACCGGTCTGCACCGCCAGTTCCATACCGACGCGGGCGCGTCCTACGCCGTATCCGGCAAGGCCCTGGCCGTCCCCGGCCCCGAACTCGACGCGCTGCTGGACAAGATCGCACCCGAGCAGAAGGACCGCATCACCGCCACCGCCGACTCCACCAGCTTCGGCTTCGGCCAGTCGCTCAGCCCCCGCAATCTCGTCGACGGCGATCTGACCACCGCCTGGATCGCCGGCGATCGCCCCACGCTGCACCTCCGCTGGCCCGGCAAGAAGAAGATCGACCAGATCGTGCTGGCCGCGGCCGGCGGTATCTCCACCCGGCCCGAGCAGATCCTGATCAACTCGCCGGACGGTGCGGCCACCGCCGGGGTCGACGAGTACGGGCAGGCCCGCTTCGACCCGATCACCACCGACCGCCTCGACATCACCATCAGCAAGGTCAAGGAACTCACCCTGCACAACCCGGTGGCCGGCCAGGCCCTGCAACTCCCGGTCGGCCTCAGCGAGGTGTACATCCCGGCCCTCGACGCGTACCGCACCCCGCCGCCGCCCGCCCGCAAACGCTTCTCGGTCGGCTGCGGCCAGGGCCCGATGCTCGCCGTCGACGGCGTTCTGCACGCCACCAGGGCCTCCGGGTACGTCCGCGATCTGACCGAACGGCGGCCGATCACGGTGCAGTTGTGCGCCGGGGAGGCCCCCGACGGACGGCTGACGCTGCCCTCCGGGCGGCACCGGGTGGAGGCCGGTGACCAGGGTCCGCTGGCGCTCACGGATGTGACGCTGAGCAGGGGGGCGGCGCCGGCCCCCGGGGCGGCCGCGCAGGCCCGCACCGTGCGGGCCGAGGACTGGTCGGGGGACCACCGCACGGTCGCCGTCGGAGCGGGCCGGGCCGTCTACCTCCAGATGTACGAGAACGCCAACGACGGCTGGCAGGCCACCCTCGACGGACGGCCGCTGACCCCGCTCCGGGTGGACGGCTGGCAGCAAGGCTTCCTCGTCCCGGCCGGCGCGGGCGGCACCGTCGAGCTGTCCTACGCTCCGGCGACCGCCTACGACCTGGGGCTGATCGGCGGGGCGGCGGGCGTCCTGCTGCTCGTCGCCTCGGCGTTCATACGGCGCACCCCGCGCACCCCGCCGCCGGCCCCGGTGACGCCGCCCGCGCCGTCGTGGGTGCTGGGCGCGGTGGCGCTCACGGGCGTGGTGGCCCTGGCGTCCGGGCCGTTCGCGGTGGCGGTGCCGCTGCTGGCGCTCGTGGCCCGCTTCCGGCCGCGGTTCCTGGCGCCGGTCGCCCTCGCGGCCATGACGGGCGCGGGCATCATCGCGGCGTTCGGCGCGGGCGAGCCGATCGCCGCGGGCCGGGGGGCGTTCGGCGCCGTGGCACAGGGGTGTGCGCTGCTGGCGCTGACGGCGGCGGTGGTGACGGTGCGGGAGGCGCCGGGAGCGGCGGGTGTGCCGGGTGCGCCCGGTGTGGCCGGTGCTCCAGGGGGCTCGGCGGCCGGGTCGGACGACGCTCCGGGCGCGGCCCTCCCCCCGCTTCCCCGCCGCGACCGGGACGCGACGCGGCCGGGACCCGCCGCGCCGACCATCGCCGGACGCCCCCTCCAGGCCCGGGGCCGCACACCGGGCAACGGCCCCAACTGGGCCCACCGGCAACGGCGCCCGGGCCCACGGCCCCTGGGGGAGGAGACCGAAAAGTGA
- a CDS encoding condensation protein: MTTLQQPSRREPEGREPDGPAEPDSQEPGGHDTPRTSTPRPPAVARLPFPLVDEISRHCLRDDEPETVHIEVHLPGRIDHARLRAAFHRALLRHPRILMRQAPVRWWRRRYEWELTATPDVDPVVFPPPGPDALVRARERALTACPPLDASPPVRLEVIERHPDAADGTVLVLALHHTALDGPACLRVLATTAELYGGADNSPAPTPVRTPGHTAPPRHRAPAARPGPVRPARIAPDTTPVRATAHTNGMLITELPVPTRPPGDEIPAAKIPHAAARTASPTVNDQLLVATCLTVARWNRLHGRPTAPVVVTMPVDDRPRGGEMPIGNGTRLIPVGFGPEERRDADLLAADPPDPEAVARLLRRTAARTRALKATRGSQLGLPGTLLTLPVAPVGLRGAVTRALRTAAAPWTSTTLLSNIGRLPYPLDFGDAGRPTAVWFSAPARMPRGLTVTTVSVGGRIQLALRWSHALLDDAAGARLGALFAASLAATEGAAP, encoded by the coding sequence GTGACCACATTGCAGCAGCCGTCGCGGCGGGAGCCGGAGGGACGGGAGCCCGACGGCCCGGCGGAACCGGACAGCCAGGAGCCGGGCGGCCACGACACCCCCCGCACCAGCACCCCCCGCCCCCCGGCCGTCGCCCGTCTCCCCTTCCCCCTCGTCGACGAGATCTCCCGGCACTGCCTGCGGGACGACGAACCCGAGACCGTCCACATCGAGGTGCATCTGCCCGGCCGGATCGACCACGCGCGCCTGCGCGCCGCGTTCCACCGGGCCCTCCTGCGCCACCCCCGGATCCTGATGCGCCAGGCCCCGGTCCGCTGGTGGCGCCGCCGCTACGAGTGGGAGCTCACCGCCACGCCGGACGTCGACCCCGTCGTCTTCCCGCCGCCCGGCCCGGACGCCCTCGTCCGCGCCCGCGAACGCGCCCTCACCGCATGCCCGCCGCTGGACGCCTCTCCCCCCGTCCGCCTGGAGGTGATCGAACGCCACCCGGACGCGGCCGACGGCACCGTCCTCGTCCTCGCCCTCCACCACACCGCCCTGGACGGCCCGGCCTGCCTCCGCGTGCTGGCCACGACCGCCGAGCTGTACGGGGGCGCCGACAACTCGCCCGCCCCGACCCCCGTACGCACCCCGGGGCACACCGCCCCGCCCCGGCACCGCGCCCCCGCCGCCCGCCCCGGTCCCGTCCGCCCGGCCCGTATCGCCCCCGACACCACCCCCGTCCGCGCCACGGCCCACACCAACGGCATGCTGATCACCGAACTCCCCGTCCCCACCAGACCACCCGGCGACGAGATCCCGGCGGCGAAGATCCCCCACGCCGCCGCCCGCACCGCGTCCCCCACCGTCAACGACCAGCTCCTGGTCGCCACCTGTCTGACGGTCGCCCGCTGGAACCGGCTGCACGGCCGGCCCACCGCCCCCGTCGTCGTCACCATGCCCGTCGACGACCGGCCGCGCGGCGGCGAGATGCCCATCGGCAACGGCACCCGGCTGATCCCGGTGGGCTTCGGCCCGGAGGAACGCCGGGACGCCGACCTGCTCGCCGCCGATCCGCCCGATCCCGAGGCCGTCGCCCGGCTGCTGCGCCGCACGGCCGCCCGCACCCGCGCCCTCAAGGCCACCCGCGGTTCCCAACTCGGGCTGCCCGGCACCCTGTTGACGCTCCCGGTCGCGCCCGTCGGCCTGCGCGGCGCGGTCACCCGCGCACTCCGTACGGCCGCCGCCCCCTGGACCTCCACCACCCTCCTCTCCAACATCGGCCGCCTTCCCTATCCCCTCGACTTCGGCGACGCCGGACGGCCGACCGCGGTGTGGTTCTCGGCCCCGGCCCGGATGCCCCGCGGGCTGACCGTCACCACCGTCTCGGTCGGCGGCCGTATCCAGCTCGCGCTGCGCTGGTCGCACGCCCTTCTGGACGATGCGGCCGGCGCCCGACTCGGCGCCCTCTTCGCCGCCTCCCTCGCCGCCACCGAAGGAGCCGCCCCATGA
- a CDS encoding class I SAM-dependent methyltransferase: MTRPPTGAARPPAGLRDFYENPAVPVASGPARSTRQAALLARALGPRRTGAPPATILDIGCGDGTAAATAAHLLGGHRLVGVDWSQDALRRARTRIPAAAPGELTAVRGELTDGGLPFATGSADAVLFSEVIEHLVDPDAAVDELHRILRPGGHLMLSTPNLAAWYNRGLLLAGIQPVFSEVSLRHIHGRPGTQVVGHLRLYTARALRAFLTAAGFDVIRLTGAPYHDVPRPLRPLDRAACHLPSLSSILLAHARRRTPHSPQDP, from the coding sequence ATGACCCGCCCGCCCACCGGCGCCGCCCGGCCCCCGGCCGGACTGCGGGACTTCTACGAGAACCCCGCCGTTCCGGTCGCCTCGGGCCCCGCCCGCAGCACCCGCCAGGCCGCGCTCCTGGCGCGCGCCCTCGGCCCCCGCCGCACCGGGGCGCCGCCCGCCACCATCCTGGACATCGGCTGCGGCGACGGCACCGCGGCCGCCACCGCGGCGCACCTCCTGGGCGGACACCGCCTGGTCGGCGTCGACTGGTCCCAGGACGCCCTGCGCCGCGCCCGGACCCGTATCCCCGCCGCCGCACCCGGTGAGCTGACCGCCGTACGCGGTGAACTGACCGATGGCGGGCTGCCGTTCGCCACCGGCTCCGCCGACGCCGTGCTCTTCAGCGAGGTCATCGAGCATCTCGTCGACCCCGATGCCGCCGTGGACGAACTGCACCGCATCCTGCGCCCCGGCGGCCACCTGATGCTCTCCACCCCCAATCTCGCCGCCTGGTACAACCGCGGACTGCTGCTCGCCGGGATCCAGCCCGTCTTCTCGGAAGTGAGCCTGCGCCATATCCACGGCCGCCCCGGCACCCAGGTCGTCGGCCACCTGCGCCTCTACACCGCCCGCGCGCTCCGCGCCTTTCTGACCGCCGCCGGTTTCGACGTCATCCGCCTGACCGGTGCCCCCTACCACGACGTCCCCCGCCCCCTGCGCCCCCTCGACCGCGCCGCCTGCCATCTTCCGTCCCTCTCCTCCATCCTTCTGGCCCACGCCCGCCGCAGAACCCCTCACTCCCCCCAGGACCCTTGA
- a CDS encoding DMT family transporter has product MLWWGVASALIANVLYSTGFVLEKRALATLPALSTRRPARVVRHLLGSPRWLGGSLALAAGFAAQLAVYRALPIAAAQGIFVSGLVLLLILSSVVLGERTSGRERQSMVAILVALVMVVASLQGDDARTIARTAPPATLLTIAVPSLAAGLLLYGSAERRARRRHRLPTAGVAYGVAVGLLYGVSSLAIKGVSGLLTTHDIPAAAERLLRSPYPYLLLFTGATGLVLSQTALQRCRASVIVPVCSTITCVFTVACGTVAFGEPLPADPLRLALRLGGTAVALTVLLALPRHDPPAPVTPPIPNGVEP; this is encoded by the coding sequence ATGCTGTGGTGGGGCGTGGCATCGGCGCTGATCGCCAACGTGCTGTACAGCACCGGTTTCGTGCTGGAGAAACGCGCGCTGGCCACGCTGCCCGCCCTCAGCACCCGCCGTCCCGCCCGGGTCGTCCGCCACCTCCTCGGCAGCCCGCGGTGGCTCGGCGGCTCGCTCGCCCTGGCCGCGGGGTTCGCCGCCCAACTCGCCGTCTACCGCGCCCTCCCGATCGCCGCGGCCCAGGGCATCTTCGTCTCCGGACTCGTCCTGCTGCTGATCCTGTCGTCGGTGGTGCTGGGCGAGCGGACCAGCGGCCGGGAGCGCCAGAGCATGGTGGCGATCCTCGTCGCGCTGGTGATGGTCGTCGCCTCCCTCCAGGGCGACGACGCCCGGACCATCGCCCGCACCGCGCCGCCCGCCACGCTGCTCACCATCGCCGTGCCGTCGCTGGCCGCGGGCCTGCTGCTGTACGGCTCGGCGGAACGGCGCGCACGACGCCGCCACCGCCTGCCGACGGCCGGCGTCGCCTACGGGGTGGCCGTCGGCCTCCTCTACGGCGTCAGTTCACTGGCCATCAAGGGCGTCTCCGGCCTGCTCACCACCCACGACATCCCGGCCGCGGCCGAGCGGCTGCTGCGCTCGCCGTACCCCTATCTCCTCCTGTTCACCGGCGCCACCGGGCTGGTGCTGTCCCAGACCGCGCTGCAACGCTGCCGCGCCTCCGTCATCGTCCCCGTCTGCTCCACCATCACCTGCGTGTTCACCGTGGCCTGCGGCACCGTCGCCTTCGGCGAACCGCTGCCGGCCGATCCCCTGCGGCTGGCGCTACGGCTCGGCGGTACGGCCGTGGCCCTGACCGTCCTGCTGGCCCTCCCCCGCCATGACCCCCCAGCTCCCGTAACTCCCCCTATCCCCAACGGAGTTGAGCCATGA
- a CDS encoding Trm112 family protein: MNFDDPLLKILACPLDKGPLSLLTGEGEGALYNPRLRRRYPIRDGIPQLLPSSGEEVTDAEHDRILRRLAEAEVPS; encoded by the coding sequence ATGAATTTCGATGACCCGCTGCTGAAGATCCTCGCCTGCCCGCTGGACAAGGGGCCGCTCTCGCTCCTCACCGGCGAGGGCGAGGGCGCGCTCTACAACCCCCGGCTGCGCCGCCGCTATCCGATCCGGGACGGTATCCCGCAGCTCCTCCCCTCCTCGGGGGAAGAGGTCACCGACGCCGAGCACGACCGGATCCTCCGGCGGCTGGCCGAAGCCGAGGTGCCGTCGTGA